CAACGACCTTTAGCTACATTAAAAGAAAAACGTCCGGAATCATAACGACGGCTTCTGGCCATCTCAGTTGCTGCGAAAAGCTTTCTTACGTGGTCAAACAGACCTGTATAAGTTGCCAGATTAGAACGTGGTGTTCTGCCTATTGGTTTCTGGTCTACCTGAACAAGTCTTTTAATGGCCTGCATCCCTTCAGTAATCCGACCATCTTTAGTAATCACTTTTGTAGTTTCAAGTGTCTCTGCTTCATCATCCGAAACCGGATCTGCTTCCTGACCCAGCTGACTGGCCACGAGCTGAACCAGCGCCTGACTAACCAGGCTGCTTTTTCCTGAACCTGAAATACCTGTTACACTGGTAAACACCCCAAGAGGAAAAGAAACGGCTAAATTACTGAGGTTATTTCTGGTTAAATTTTCTAAACGCAGCCATCCCTGTGGTGTTCTTGTTTGGCGATGTCCGGTTTGGTGATTTCCAAAAATATAATTTTTAGTCAGTGAGTTTTCTATTTTGCGTAATCCTTCCGGTGGACCACTGTATAATACATATCCTCCTTTTTCTCCTGCAAAAGGACCTACATCTACAATCCAGTCTGCGTGGCGGATGACATCAACTTCATGTTCAACAACAAAGAGTGAATTCCCTGAAGCTTTTAATTTGTCAAGCGCTCTGAGTAAAGCTTCTGTATCAGCCGGATGTAGTCCTGCAGAAGGTTCATCCAATACATAAACCACACCAAAAAGATTAGAACGAACCTGTGTGGCCAGCCGCAATCGCTGAAGTTCCCCTGGTGAAAGTGTTGGTGTACTTCTTTCTAAATTGAGATAACCCAGTCCAAGATCAAGCATTACTTCAATACGGGCCAGCAGATCCTGCGCAATCCGCCGGGTAACGATCACTTTTTCCGGATGTTCCTTCTCTGATCTGGTTAGGTGTATTTGTGTTTCATCTGCATAAATACTGAAAATTTCACTCAGTTTTGACAGTGTAACTCTTGATAAATCAGCGATATCCAAACCGGCAAATGTGACTGCAAGTGATTCTTTGCGTAATCGTTTGCCATGACACACCGGACACTCACCACTAAGCATATATTTGGACACCCTCTTTTTCATGAGCTGGCTCTGGGTATTGGCAAAAGTATGGAGCACGTATTTCCTGGCACCTGTAAAAGTTCCCATATAGCTGGGTTCTGTTTTATTTTTCAGTGCTTCTTTAACCTGCTGCGGACTAAAACCCGCATAGACAGGCGCCACTGGTTTTTCTTCTGTAAAAAGTATCCAGTCCCGGTCTTTTTGCGGAATATCCCGCCACGGAATATCAACATCGTACCCCAATGTAGTTAGTATATCCCTGAAATTCTGACCCAGCCAGGCTGTAGGCCAGGCAGCAATAGCACGCTCTCTGATAGTCAGCGAGTCATCAGGAACCATTGATTTTTCCGTTACCTCGTATACTCTGCCCAAGCCATGACATTCAGGACAGGCACCTTCAGGTGTATTGGGAGAAAAAGCTTCTGCATAAATTATTGGCTGACCATCCGGATAATCACCTGCTCTGGAATACAGCATTCTGATTAAATTAGATAAAGTAGTCACACTGCCAACGGATGATCTGGTTGTACCTGATCCGCGTTGCTGCTGTAAGGCAATAGCCGGCGGTAAACCTTCTATTTCATCTACTTCGGGAATTGCCATCTGATTAAATAGTCTTCTGGCATATGGAGAAACAGATTCGAGATATCTGCGCTGTGCCTCGGCGTAAAGCGTACCAAAAGCCAGTGAAGATTTACCTGAACCGGAAACACCTGTGAATACAACCATTGCATCACGGGGTATTTCCAGATCTATGTTTTTAAGATTATGTTCACGGGCTCCATGAACTTTAACGAAGCCCGTAAATTTCTGTCCTTCTTGATTTATCATTCTATAATTTAATACAAACGCAAAGATTGCATTTTCATCACCATAAATTTGTTTTTAATGATGATGATAGTTTCATAGAATAACAGTTAAACAAATGAATTGATTTAATTAACTACCCGATGTACTGCTTTTTTTAACATCACTATTATCAATACCACGCTGATTCTTTTTAATAGCGTCCTTTAATTTTCCAAAACGCCAGTTCAGACTTACGTTAAAGGCACGGTTATAATTCTGTGAACGGTAATTCTGTGTGAAATTGGCCCCCTGTGTAGAGTTGGTGTAGTATCTGAATTTTGAAAACACATTGTTTATACCTGCAGAGAAGGTTAATTTATCTTTGATGATTTCTTTACTGCCGCTAAATGATGAAAAGAAATAAGAACTGGTTTTACCCTGTAACTGAACTTCAGCTGCATTGTAAGTAAAACTTGCATTGGCTTTCCATCCATGTTCAAATTTATATCCGGTATTCACATATACATAACCACTAAGTCCATCATTTTTAGCCATATGACCATCTATAGCTCCCTGAATCCATAAATAGCCTACATTACCACTTAATGAAACATTCCATTCCGGAGTTAAGGGATAATTGATGTTCAGATTGGTAGTCAGAGCTCTATCTTTACCTATATTATAGAAGGTAGAACGTGTAATCTGATCTGTTTCATTATAAACAGAGACATTCTGAATGGTATTATTAGCAAACCTGTAACTCAAACCGACATTGACCGATCCTTTTTTAAATTTGCTGTAACTCAGTTCGAAATTATTACTCAGGACAGCTTTTAGATCAGGATTACCTGTCGTTTCAAAACCAGGGTTAGAACGATCTACAAAAGGATTCAGATTATCAATCCCGGGTCTTTCGATCCTTTGGGTATAACCAAAATTCAGACTGCTCATATCCTTGAATTTACGGTTAACAGATACTGTAGGTATCAGATTAAAATAATTTGTATTCACATTTGAACCTGTACTGATAAAATCTGCCTTTACAAAGGTCGCTTCAGCACGGATACCAGCTTTAAAGCCCCAGCTTTTCAGGTTATAGGCATAGGAGTTATAAGCTCCAATCACGTCCTGATTGTTATTGAATTTATTGGTACGCGCAGGGTCTGTCTGGAATTCTCCGGTTATATCGTTAAAGCTCTCATATTCAAAATTACTTTTGTTAGTTCTTAATATTCCCTTTACCCCACCCTCAATAGTAATTTTCGCTAAAGGATGAACATAATCCAACTGTAAAGTTTGTTCTTTGGTCCGACTGTCATTTTTTTGATTATAATCGGGGTCAGTAAAATTTAATCTGTCAATAAAACTCAGGTGATTCTCCATAGGATTGCCTGAGTTCCCGTTTTTATAAGAGAAAGTCAGTAAACGATCCTTATGACCTTTAAAACCCAGCTGATAATTTAAAGTAGCATCAAAACCATTCCATCCGAAGCGATTTCTTGCCAGCTGATTGTAGCCAATCTCTTTGGTCCCGTCAAACTGACTGGTCAGCTGTCTTGTATAGGACTTATTATATCCTCCGTAGGGATTTAATTCAACTGTCAATAAATTCAGGGTATCAATTTCATAGC
This portion of the Pedobacter lusitanus genome encodes:
- a CDS encoding outer membrane beta-barrel family protein, producing MTKNYITTIYLFCLSVFFNLSAVAQSATGTIKGSVIDSATSKPIDFMTIALKRENTVIKTVVVNSTGSFIFDKIAPGRYTVTAIAIGYNAKNIPVILNPANGPADLGNILMVSQSNNLKEVSVTADRPLIKQEVDRISYDIQADPESKGLTVLDMMRKVPLLSLDADDNIKLKGSGNYKILINGKPSTMVARSPKDVLRSMPASSILKIEVITTPPAKYDSEGLSGIINIITSKKIDNGYNGGINLRYQGPVGGPGIGGHVTVKQGKLGITGYGGTGFYSSPETESTTSRTTSGDLPTSLLRTGFRKFDNNYRYGGVELSYEIDTLNLLTVELNPYGGYNKSYTRQLTSQFDGTKEIGYNQLARNRFGWNGFDATLNYQLGFKGHKDRLLTFSYKNGNSGNPMENHLSFIDRLNFTDPDYNQKNDSRTKEQTLQLDYVHPLAKITIEGGVKGILRTNKSNFEYESFNDITGEFQTDPARTNKFNNNQDVIGAYNSYAYNLKSWGFKAGIRAEATFVKADFISTGSNVNTNYFNLIPTVSVNRKFKDMSSLNFGYTQRIERPGIDNLNPFVDRSNPGFETTGNPDLKAVLSNNFELSYSKFKKGSVNVGLSYRFANNTIQNVSVYNETDQITRSTFYNIGKDRALTTNLNINYPLTPEWNVSLSGNVGYLWIQGAIDGHMAKNDGLSGYVYVNTGYKFEHGWKANASFTYNAAEVQLQGKTSSYFFSSFSGSKEIIKDKLTFSAGINNVFSKFRYYTNSTQGANFTQNYRSQNYNRAFNVSLNWRFGKLKDAIKKNQRGIDNSDVKKSSTSGS
- the uvrA gene encoding excinuclease ABC subunit UvrA, which codes for MINQEGQKFTGFVKVHGAREHNLKNIDLEIPRDAMVVFTGVSGSGKSSLAFGTLYAEAQRRYLESVSPYARRLFNQMAIPEVDEIEGLPPAIALQQQRGSGTTRSSVGSVTTLSNLIRMLYSRAGDYPDGQPIIYAEAFSPNTPEGACPECHGLGRVYEVTEKSMVPDDSLTIRERAIAAWPTAWLGQNFRDILTTLGYDVDIPWRDIPQKDRDWILFTEEKPVAPVYAGFSPQQVKEALKNKTEPSYMGTFTGARKYVLHTFANTQSQLMKKRVSKYMLSGECPVCHGKRLRKESLAVTFAGLDIADLSRVTLSKLSEIFSIYADETQIHLTRSEKEHPEKVIVTRRIAQDLLARIEVMLDLGLGYLNLERSTPTLSPGELQRLRLATQVRSNLFGVVYVLDEPSAGLHPADTEALLRALDKLKASGNSLFVVEHEVDVIRHADWIVDVGPFAGEKGGYVLYSGPPEGLRKIENSLTKNYIFGNHQTGHRQTRTPQGWLRLENLTRNNLSNLAVSFPLGVFTSVTGISGSGKSSLVSQALVQLVASQLGQEADPVSDDEAETLETTKVITKDGRITEGMQAIKRLVQVDQKPIGRTPRSNLATYTGLFDHVRKLFAATEMARSRRYDSGRFSFNVAKGRCPHCEGEGFVMVELLFLPSVYSPCPTCNGTRYNSKTLEIKYKDKNIAEVLAMTVDAASEFFAAEPQVFRALDVVRQVGLGYLRLGQPATELSGGEAQRIKLATELQRVQHGNTLYILDEPTTGLHPSDVEKLMIQLDKLVDQGNTVIVVEHDMHVIAKSDWVIDIGPGAGENGGAVVASGPPLKIAQVKNSRTAPYLYNFFNPESSWKNQMQR